One genomic segment of Brassica napus cultivar Da-Ae chromosome A3, Da-Ae, whole genome shotgun sequence includes these proteins:
- the LOC106430648 gene encoding 2-hydroxy-6-oxo-2,4-heptadienoate hydrolase-like encodes MFDHMKLLRCFSFTASRDWFFRQSFANAGLRSVVTDLSHGNSIASTTMHCWIPKSPNRTKPNLLLLHGFGANAMWQYGEHLRAFTGRFNVYVPDLLFFGLSSTSEQNRTESFQARCLMRLMEAHGVHRMSIVGISYGGFVGYSLAAQFPEKVEKLVLCCAGVCLEEKDMEDGLFKVPNLEEATGILIPQTPEKLKELIRFSFVKPMKGVPSFFLWDFIDVMCTEFVEEKRDLIKSILKDRRLSDLPRIKQKSLVIWGEDDQIFPLELGYRLKRHIGENAEIVVIKKAGHAVNLEKSKEFLKHLKSFLIDSL; translated from the exons atgttTGATCATATGAAACTGTTGCGATGCTTCAGCTTCACGGCTTCGCGAGATTGGTTCTTCAGACAATCATTCGCGAACGCCGGTCTCCGCTCCGTCGTCACCGATCTCTCCCACGGCAACTCCATCGCATCAACCACCATGCACTGCTGGATCCCTAAATccccaaaccgaaccaaaccaaacctcctcctcctccacggGTTCGGAGCCAACGCGATGTGGCAATACGGCGAGCATCTCCGAGCCTTCACCGGACGGTTCAACGTCTACGTCCCTGACCTCCTCTTCTTCGGTTTATCCTCCACGTCGGAGCAGAACCGGACCGAGTCTTTCCAGGCTCGCTGTCTGATGAGGCTGATGGAAGCGCACGGGGTGCACAGGATGAGCATTGTGGGGATAAGCTACGGCGGGTTTGTGGGTTACAGTTTAGCGGCGCAGTTTCCGGAGAAGGTTGAGAAGCTGGTGCTGTGCTGCGCGGGGGTTTGCTTGGAGGAGAAGGATATGGAGGATGGGTTGTTTAAGGTTCCGAATCTTGAGGAAGCCACCGGGATTCTGATTCCTCAGACGCCGGAGAAGCTTAAGGAGCTTATTAGATTCTCTTTTGTTAAGCCGATGAAAGGTGTCCCTTCGTTTTTTCTGTGGGACTTTATCGATGTGATGTGTACGGAGTTTGTTGAGGAGAAGAGGGATTTGATCAAATCGATACTCAAGGATCGGAGGCTTTCAGATCTTCCTAGGATCAAACAG AAATCTTTGGTCATATGGGGAGAAGACGATCAGATCTTTCCACTGGAACTTGGTTACAGATTGAAAAG GCATATAGGAGAGAATGCAGAGATAGTGGTGATCAAGAAGGCAGGACATGCTGTGAATTTGGAGAAGTCCAAAGAATTTCTCAAGCACTTGAAATCTTTTCTTATTGATTCTTTGTGA